The nucleotide sequence GCCCTGGCGCGGATCCGGCGGCGGTTTCCCGGCGGCGGGGCGAATCTTCTGTAACCCTGGAGAGTGAAACCGACGTGCGGTGGGGACGTGTGCGCCCGCCACCTCCCTTGTAGCGTTGTGCGGTCGCGACCCGGCGGCCCGGCGCCGGGCACGCGCGGTACGGCACACGAGAGGGGTAGCCACGATGGACACGGGGGCCGCAGGAGGCGCCGGCGGCGCGCAGGAGGCCGCGAAGACCGCTACGGCGCAGCCCGTCGCGGAGCCTGAGGCCGAGCCCGCCACCGCGGCGCCGTCGGGTCCGCCGCCGCGGGGGCACTCCTCCCGGGCGCCCCACTTCGTCAAGCGGTCCCGGACACTCCACCTGACGTGGCAGATCGGCATCGCCGTCGTCGGCTTCGCGATCATCGTGGCCGGCCTCGCGATGATGGTGCTGCCGGGCCCGGGCATCCCCGCGCTGCTGCTCGGCCTCGCGATCCTCGGCACCGAGTTCGTCTGGGCGCAGCGCAC is from Yinghuangia sp. ASG 101 and encodes:
- a CDS encoding TIGR02611 family protein codes for the protein MDTGAAGGAGGAQEAAKTATAQPVAEPEAEPATAAPSGPPPRGHSSRAPHFVKRSRTLHLTWQIGIAVVGFAIIVAGLAMMVLPGPGIPALLLGLAILGTEFVWAQRTLLWTKDQAAKAAQRALDPKTRRRNVIILIVGCVLIAIAAGLYLWKYGFALPS